A genomic segment from Candidatus Omnitrophota bacterium encodes:
- a CDS encoding phage portal protein, with amino-acid sequence MGKIKDLFKNLQRKAYYGVQFTRMAARLGVVGKTAHLKAYEDSLYVYVAVKKRAEKVGQINFVLKGAGEQEVLKHPVLDLLYKPNPHQTKNEFFELYQTYKDLVGATFIYLIRTGEKEIPSEMYLLRPDRVTVQLAEDGTVVGYKYKVGLEAKEVTMAASDVIASFYPSPLKGFEGHSPLMAGGKTVDTEAALSEYHRSVLQNGGKVEGILKFKTEYLAREQIKEIREQWSEEMSGAEHSGLPLVLYGDTDYQNLGLSPTELSFIESRKMTRDDILALYGIPLALFAQDVGALGGNGYEAAKRMFLSETIKPLLDNLVQKLNEFLVPEPMNLEFIDPTPEDVELKLKEAESGLKNSYLKINEVRELMGYEPVPEGDVILQPFGLMPLGETFDDPEEPVEKAKGRTQHALRNKNVRDYYRKQSVEKFERRVRIFDRALNKYLREQSDRLITALGGKKALTKNVVDEAFNMSLEVDLAKTALLPFFERFYKEAGEDAALFAGSGKPFKLGPTASATLAKRSKFFAESMNKTTFKELQRQFRISLDKGEPREKLIARIEKTYKGISKARAKTIARTEVHVAVQEGTFAGYKDAGMTTKIWVAVMDADTRDSHVEADGEEVPIDQVFSNGLMFPGDPGGSAEETVNCRCTL; translated from the coding sequence ATGGGAAAAATCAAAGACCTGTTCAAGAACCTCCAGCGCAAGGCCTACTACGGCGTCCAGTTCACCCGCATGGCCGCCCGTTTGGGCGTCGTCGGCAAGACCGCCCACCTGAAGGCGTACGAGGACAGCCTGTACGTCTATGTCGCCGTCAAGAAGCGCGCCGAGAAGGTCGGCCAAATCAACTTCGTCCTCAAGGGCGCGGGCGAGCAGGAAGTCCTGAAGCATCCCGTCCTCGACCTCCTGTACAAGCCGAACCCGCACCAGACCAAGAACGAGTTCTTCGAGCTGTATCAGACCTATAAGGATCTGGTCGGCGCGACGTTCATCTACCTCATCCGCACCGGCGAAAAGGAAATCCCGTCCGAAATGTACCTTCTCCGCCCTGACCGCGTGACGGTCCAGCTCGCGGAAGACGGGACGGTCGTGGGATACAAGTACAAGGTCGGCCTGGAGGCGAAGGAAGTGACCATGGCCGCTTCGGACGTAATCGCCAGCTTCTATCCGTCCCCGCTCAAGGGCTTCGAGGGCCATTCCCCGCTGATGGCCGGCGGCAAGACCGTGGACACCGAGGCGGCGCTGAGCGAGTACCACCGATCCGTCCTGCAGAACGGCGGCAAGGTCGAGGGCATCCTCAAGTTCAAGACGGAATACCTTGCCCGCGAGCAAATCAAGGAAATCCGTGAGCAATGGTCGGAGGAAATGAGCGGCGCGGAACATTCCGGCCTTCCGCTCGTGCTGTACGGCGATACGGATTACCAGAACCTCGGCCTCAGCCCGACGGAGCTTTCCTTTATCGAGAGCCGGAAGATGACGCGCGACGACATCCTCGCCCTTTATGGCATCCCGCTCGCTCTGTTCGCCCAGGACGTGGGCGCACTCGGCGGTAACGGCTACGAGGCGGCCAAGCGGATGTTCCTGAGCGAGACTATCAAGCCGTTGCTCGACAACCTGGTGCAGAAACTCAACGAGTTCCTCGTGCCGGAACCGATGAACCTGGAGTTCATTGACCCGACGCCGGAGGACGTGGAGCTGAAGCTCAAGGAGGCGGAGAGCGGCCTCAAGAACAGCTATTTGAAAATCAACGAGGTCCGCGAGCTGATGGGCTACGAACCGGTGCCGGAGGGCGACGTCATTCTCCAGCCGTTTGGCTTGATGCCGCTCGGCGAGACTTTCGACGATCCGGAAGAACCGGTCGAGAAAGCGAAGGGACGCACCCAGCACGCGCTCCGCAACAAGAACGTCCGCGACTACTACCGCAAGCAGAGCGTGGAGAAGTTCGAGCGCCGCGTCCGCATCTTCGACCGCGCGCTCAACAAGTACCTCCGCGAGCAATCGGATCGGCTCATCACCGCCCTTGGCGGGAAGAAGGCGCTGACGAAGAACGTCGTGGACGAGGCGTTCAACATGAGCCTGGAAGTGGACCTGGCGAAGACCGCCCTGCTCCCGTTCTTCGAGCGCTTCTACAAAGAGGCCGGAGAGGACGCCGCGCTTTTCGCCGGTAGCGGGAAGCCGTTCAAGCTCGGCCCGACCGCCAGCGCGACGCTCGCCAAGCGTTCCAAGTTCTTCGCGGAGAGCATGAACAAGACGACCTTCAAGGAATTACAGCGCCAGTTCCGCATCTCCCTGGACAAGGGCGAGCCGCGCGAGAAGCTCATCGCCCGCATCGAGAAGACCTACAAGGGCATCAGCAAGGCCCGCGCCAAGACCATCGCCCGCACGGAAGTCCACGTCGCCGTCCAGGAAGGGACCTTCGCCGGTTACAAGGACGCGGGAATGACGACGAAGATTTGGGTGGCGGTCATGGATGCCGATACGCGCGACAGCCACGTCGAGGCGGACGGCGAGGAAGTGCCGATTGACCAAGTCTTCTCCAACGGCCTCATGTTCCCCGGAGATCCTGGCGGCTCAGCGGAAGAAACGGTGAATTGCCGATGTACTCTATAA